One Pseudorasbora parva isolate DD20220531a chromosome 4, ASM2467924v1, whole genome shotgun sequence genomic region harbors:
- the tuba8l2 gene encoding tubulin, alpha 8 like 2 isoform X2: MERLSVDFGKKSKLEFAIYPAPQVSTAVVEPYNSILTTHTTLEHSDCAFMVDNEAIYDICRRNLDIERPSYTNLNRLISQIVSSITASLRFDGALNVDLTEFQTNLVPYPRIHFPLATYAPVISAEKAYHEQLSVAEITNSCFEPCNQMVKCDPRHGKYMACCLLYRGDVVPKDVNVAIAAIKTKRSIQFVDWCPTGFKVGINYQPPTVVPGGDLAKVQRAVCMLSNTTAIAEAWARLDHKFDLMYAKRAFVHWYVGEGMEEGEFSEAREDMAALEKDYEEVGLDSFEEDEEGEEF, from the coding sequence ATGGAGCGTCTCTCAGTTGACTTTGGAAAAAAGTCCAAGCTAGAGTTTGCCATTTACCCAGCTCCCCAGGTGTCTACGGCTGTGGTAGAGCCATACAATTCCATCCTGACCACCCATACCACCCTTGAGCACTCCGACTGTGCCTTCATGGTGGACAACGAGGCCATCTATGATATCTGCAGGAGGAACCTGGATATCGAGCGCCCGTCGTACACCAACCTCAACCGTCTCATCAGTCAGATTGTTTCCTCCATCACCGCCTCGCTCCGCTTCGACGGCGCCTTGAACGTCGACCTAACAGAGTTCCAGACCAACTTGGTTCCCTACCCTCGTATCCACTTTCCGCTTGCCACATATGCTCCAGTCATCTCCGCAGAGAAGGCCTACCACGAGCAGCTCTCCGTGGCCGAGATCACCAACTCGTGTTTCGAGCCCTGCAACCAGATGGTGAAGTGCGATCCACGGCATGGAAAATACATGGCCTGCTGCTTGCTGTACAGGGGAGACGTGGTTCCAAAAGACGTCAACGTGGCCATCGCCGCcatcaagaccaagagaagcaTCCAGTTTGTGGACTGGTGTCCCACTGGTTTCAAGGTGGGCATCAACTACCAGCCCCCAACTGTGGTTCCTGGTGGAGATCTGGCCAAAGTGCAAAGAGCGGTGTGCATGCTTAGCAACACCACAGCTATTGCTGAAGCCTGGGCTCGTCTCGACCACAAGTTCGACCTGATGTATGCCAAGAGAGCCTTTGTGCACTGGTATGTGGGTGAGGGAATGGAAGAGGGAGAGTTTTCTGAGGCCAGAGAAGACATGGCAGCTCTGGAGAAGGACTACGAAGAAGTGGGCCTTGATTCATTTGAGGAAGATGAGGAGGGTGAAGAGTTCTAA